The segment ACCAACACGCTGGGCCTCTGCATCAACGAAGTCTTCACCAACAACCAAGACGTGCAGACCCAACCGTGGAACGACACCAAAGACTTTATCGAGCTCTATAACAGCAGCGACAACGCCATCGACCTGAGCGGGTTCAGTCTGATGGACGATGCTCTCGACCCTGAGAAACAATATTTCTTCCCCGACGGGACAGTCATCGCCGCCAAAAGTTTCCTCACCCTCGACGTCGACAAGAAAAACACCAACGGCCCCGTGTTCGGCCTTGGCAAGGGGGGCGACTGGGTATTCCTCTACGACGCGTCGGGCCGGCTCATCGCCGAAATCGAGGCACCGGCTTTCGAAGACACCGAGGTTTACAGCGTAGGACGCCGCACCGATGGCGGCGACGAGATTGTCGTCTTTACCGAAGTTTCCAAGAACAACAGCAACAACGGTAAAGACATCAAATAACACGCACCATGAGAATATCCATTTTACATTATACTCTCCTGTTTTCCATTTTTCCACTCTTGATTTCCTGTCAAGAATCCAAGACCGTTGCGGGATTCCCCGCAACGGTTTCCGTCCCGTCGGAACGGGTAGATATAGAAGGATACCCCCCTATATACATCGGCGGGTACGGCTCGGACATGGCTTACAACCGGACAGACTCGAGCTTCTGGCTACTGACCGACCGCGGGCCCAATGTCGACGGAGCCACGGTCCACAGCAAGGTATTCCCACTGGCCGACTATACGCCGCACATCGGCGTGTTTAAATGGAAGGGCGACTCCTTGTGCCTCATTCGCAAAATCATGCTCCGTGAAAATGACAGTACATTCTTCTGCGGCCTGCCCCGCACCACCGGAGAGGGCATCACCGGAGAGAAAGCCTATGCGCCGGGCGGCAGCGAAATCATCACGGCCGAACGCAAAGGCATCGATACCGAAGGGCTTGCAGTGTCGCCCGACGGCACCTTTTGGGTGAGCGACGAGTACGGCCCCTATCTCCTGCACTTCAATGCCGACGGGATACTCATCGAGGAATATTCGCCGTTCAACGGAAAACTTCCTGCCCATTACGCCCTGCGGCAACCCAACCGCGGCATGGAGGGACTCTGCATCGGTAACGACGGAAAGACGCTCTATGGCATCATGCAGTCGCCTCTCGACGGCGGCTGTCCGGAGATATTCAGGACGAATATTCCCCTCCTGGTCATCGACACGGAAAACGGCACTTGCCGCGAATATGCCTACACACCCGACAGCCGGGAGTGCGGCGTAAGCGCCCTGGTATGCCTCGACGACACAACGCTGCTCGTTCTCGAACGCGACGGAAAATTCCCCGGCGATGGCGAAGTGTGCAAACGCATATACCGCATCACTCTGCCCGCAACCGACAGCTTGTGCCTGCTCTCCAAGACACTGGCTGCCGACCTGTTGCAGGTGTGTCCCGAATATGACCACGACAAGCCCGAAGGCATGGCCCTCATCAACGACTCGACACTCGGCGTTGTCAACGACGACGACTTCGGCATCGAGGCCACTGTCCCGGCCGGCTGCCGTTACCGGCAGAAACTGAAAAACAACGGTCGCACCGACCGCAACGAAATCTTCTTCTTCGGCTTTTAAGCACATCTATTTCATAAGACGGGAAACGGGTCCTATCCCCACGGGGAGACCCGTTTGATTTTTTTCACCATTTGGGGACAAAAACAACGCAGGGCACCTTCCCGAGGAAGGTGCCCTGCGCGTAAAGAGTAAGAAAAACTTACTTTCTGAGGCCCAGTTCTTTTACGATGGCACGGTAGCGCTCGATGTCGATTTTCTGGAGATAATCGAGCAGGCGGCGACGTTTACCTACCAGCATTTTCAGGGCTCTTTCGGTCGTATAATCTTTGTGATTTGACTTGAGGTGCTCAGTCAAATGAGAGATACGATAGGAAAATAATGCAATCTGGGACTCGGGAGAACCAGTATCAGTATTGTTCTTTCCGTACTTCTCAAAGATTTCCTTTTTTTTCTCTGACGTTAAATACATCTTTTTAACAGTTTTATATATGAATGAAATGTTTTGAGACCGCAAAGGTAGACAAATATTTCCGACCGACAAATGTTTTGGACGGTATTTTTCCTCATTTCTCCCCTGAAAATGAAAAAATTTACCTCTTTCGGCTTTGAAAAAGAGCAATTAACCGTCACGTCCATATCAATTATCGCATTTTTTATCGTACCTTTGCGCCGGAAAATTTTTTAAGGTATGCAAAAACAAAACATTCGGAATATCGCCATCATCGCCCACGTCGACCACGGAAAAACCACCCTCGTCGACAAGATGCTGATGGCCGGCCGCCTCTTCCGTGACAACCAGAACACGGGCGAGCTCATGCTCGACAACAACGACCTCGAACGGGAACGCGGCATAACGATTCTGTCGAAAAACGTATCGATACGGTACAAAGACTGCAAGATAAACATCATCGACACCCCGGGGCACGCCGACTTCGGTGGCGAGGTGGAACGCGTACTCAACATGGCCGACGGCTGCCTGCTGCTGGTCGACGCCTTCGAAGGTCCCATGCCCCAAACCCGCTTTGTGTTGCAAAAGGCCATTCAGATGGGGCTGAAACCCATCGTCGTCATCAACAAGGTCGACAAGCAGAACTGCCGTCCCGACGAGGTGCAGGAAATGGTATTCGAACTGATGTTCAACCTCAATGCCACCGAGGAACAACTCGACTTCCCCACCATCTACGGTTCGGCCAAACAAAACTGGATGTCGACCGACTGGCGCAAACCCACCGACAACATCTCGGTATTGCTCGATACCATCATCGAACACATTCCCGCCCCGGAATATATCGAAGGCCCCTCGCAAATGCTCATCACCTCGCTCGACTTCTCGTCGTATGTGGGCCGTATCGCCATAGGCCGCATACACCGCGGTGAATTGCGCGAAGGCCAAGACATCGTGTTGTGCAAGCGCGACGGCTCGACCGTGAAACAACGCATCAAGGAACTGCACATCTTCGAAGGCATGGGCCGCACCCGCGTCGAAAGCGCTGCTTCGGGTGAGATATGCGCCCTGGTAGGCATAGAGGGCTTCGAAATCGGCGATACCATTGCCGATGTCAATACCCCCGAAGCACTGCCCCGTATCGCCATCGACGAGCCCACCATGTCGATGACCTTCACCAACAACGATTCGCCCTTCTTCGGCCGCGACGGAAAGTATGTCACCTCGCGCCACATCGCCGAACGCCTCGAAAAAGAGTTGGAACGCAACCTCGCCCTGCGCGTCGAGAAAGCACCCGAAGACGGCGTGTGGACAGTCTATGGCCGCGGTGTGCTGCACCTCTCGATTCTCATCGAGACGATGCGCCGCGAAGGCTATGAACTGCAAGTGGGACAACCCCAGGTCATCGTCAAGGAAATCGACGGTGTAAAATGCGAACCCGTGGAACAGCTCACCATCAACGTTCCCGAAGAGTACGCCAGCAAAATGATCGACATGGTAACCCGCCGCAAAGGCGACCTGCTCTCGATGGACACGCAAGGCGACCGCATACACCTCGAATTCTCGATTCCCTCGCGCGGCATCATCGGCCTGCGCAACAACGTGCTCACCGCTTCGGCCGGCGAAGCCATCATGGCCCACCGATTCCTCGAATACCAGCCGTGGAAAGGCGACATCGAACGCCGCACCAACGGTTCGCTCATCGCCATGGAGGCCGGTACCGCATACGCCTATGCACTCGACAAGCTGCAAGACCGCGGCCGCTTCTTCATCTTCCCGCAGGAAGAGGTCTATGCGGGACAGGTCGTGGGCGAGAACGCCAAGGAGGGCGACATCGTGGTCAACGTCACCAAGTCAAAAAAGCTCACCAACATGCGTGCATCGGGTGCCGACGAAAAGGCGCGCATCATTCCGCCCATCGTGATGAGCCTCGAAGAGTCGCTCGAATACATCAAGGAAGACGAGTACCTCGAAGTGACCCCCCATCACCTGCGCATACGCAAAATCATTCTCGACGAACTCGAACGCAAACGTGCCAACCGATAATGGAAGGGAGGGCTCCTCAACGCCCTCCCTTCCAGAAACAATGAGCCGCAGGTCGAATGACCTGCGGCTCGTTTTCCTTATTGACCGGGAGGAGTGATTGCCACCCGACAAGCCCCCTCACTTCACCGTCGGAGCCTGCAACTTGAAACGAAGGCGCAGACGGCCGGGCTCATAGTCGTGGCTGATGATTTTGAAAACACCTATCTCCGACGTATTGGCCACATGCGCGCCGATGCAGGCACACACATCGTAGTCGCCCACCCGCACCAGACGCAACGTCTCGCTCACGTCGTCGGGCAACTTCGAGACATCGACCTCGGCGGGAACTTCGGCTCGCGCGACAAACTCCTCGGTAACCGGCAGGGCACTGGCTATGACCTCGTTGACTTTCGCCTCGACGGCGGCCAACTGCCCGGCCGTAGGCTCCTCGGGCAATTCATAGTCGCACTTGCTCTTCTTGCGCTCGATGTGTGCGTTGCGTGAACGCGGACAACCGAACATCTCGACCATCGTGCGGTTCAAGATATGCTCGGCCGTGTGCATGGGGGGATATTCCTGCTTGTTGTGTTCGTTGAGTTGGGGTTGTTCCATAACAATGACAAATTATTTTTTCCTCTGCAAATAGGCATTATTTTTAATTTCGATGGAGAGCGGCTCTATATCGCTCAAAACCTTTATTCCGCAATCGGGATAATCCTTCCCGGCAAAAAGCTTTATTCCTATCGGATAAGACAACCGTCCGATTTGCGGATCGACCGGAATCCAGCCGGCACCATTCACATAACATTCAGCCCAAGCATGGGCACCGCCAACGATCTGCGGTGGATAATAAACATACCCGGTAATAAAGCGACATGGAATAGACCTCGAACGCATCAAGGCAATAAACAGATTGGTATGCTCGCTACAAGTGCCTTTCCTGCGTCGGAGTATGGTCGCAATATCTTCCGTGATACTATTGCCCTTGTCTATTTCCACAGCCAGGGAATCATCGAAGGTCTCAATATAAGTCGATGCAAATTTCAAACCCTTGCTTATAATCGACCACACATTTTTTTCATTTCCAAACAACGTATCTGCAATCACTTGTAACTCGGGCAGGCGATAATCGATAAGAGTTGTCGGTTCCAAAAACGGCAACACGTCAGAAGGATAAGGCAAACTCGGATCAACGACGGCCTGCTTCACTATTTTAAGAAGAGACGTATCGGCCTTTACGGCTGAATTCCGTATCGTAACATGACAGATACTATCAACTTGCCGGAAAGATACGACCTCCTGCGGATAGGAATCGAGTGCGGCACGGTTAAAATACCGTAATTGCATTTTATAGATAATCTGCGCATATCCACCTGCGCTACCACATACCAATAAGAATATTACAAAGATTTTTTTCATTACAAAGATTTTATACCCATCTCGCCTTATTTATGCAATACTACGAAGCCTCATTCATTCTCTCCATTCCCACGACAGCCGCACGATGTCTTCCTCGACAAGTTCGCTGCCCATCTGCACCTCGATGATCTGCAAGTCGGTGACAGCCCGCACGGCGTGCTTCTGTCCCACCTTGATGTGTATGACATCGCCCCGGCCCACTTCGACGACACGACCGTCGAGCGCCAGCTGTCCCCGACCGTCGATAAAGGTCCACACCTCCTCGCGACGGTTGTGATACTGGTAGCTGATGTTGCAACCGGCCTTGATGCAGAGGAGCTTGGTCAGGGCTCGATAGCCGTCGGGCAATACGTTGTAGCCCATCACCTTGTAGGTACCCCAGCGCCGCTCCTCATACATGGGTCGCTTGGCAAAACGGGTGGCATAGGATTTGAGGCGGGTGCAAGAGTCCTTATCGCCCACCAGGATTCCGTCGGGACTGGCTGCCACGATGGCGTTTTTCATGCCGAGGCACACAATCGGTATCTCCAACTCATTCACCACATGGGTACCGTCGGAGCCTTCGCCCATGACGGCATTGCCGATGGTGCGGTCGGGCATTTCCTCGGTGAGGCTGTTCCAGGTTCCGAGGTCTTTCCAATTTCCGTTGAAAGGTACCACACCCACCGACGAGGTTTTCTCCACCACCTCGAAATCGAAACTGATTTTGGGCAGTTCGAGATAACGCAACCGCATCTCGTCGAAGGTGTCGGCCTTGACATAACGGGCAATGTAATCGTCGAGGAAACCCAGTTTGAAGGCAAAGACGCCCCCATTCCAAAGAGCCCCTTCGCGTATCAACTTCTCGGCATACTGAATCTCGGGCTTTTCGACGAAACGGACTACCGGATAAACGTCGGCATCGGCATGTGCCATGTCGGGAATGATATAACCGAATGTCGCCGAAGGTCTCTTCGGGCGGATTCCCATCAACATCACATCGGCGGCACCCCGCTCGGCGGCCGCGGCCATCTGCACGATGACGGCAAAATAACTTTCATCGGTATAGGGGTCGATGGGCATCACCACGACAACCTCGTCGCGACCGCATTGCTTGTCTTTGAGCAGATGGGTCGTCGCCAAAGCTATCGCGGGGAAGGTGTTGCGACGTTCGGGCTCGGTAACCACGTCGACAGCATTACCGAGCTGGGTGGTTATGGCATCTTTCTGCGACACGCTGGTAGCGACCGTGATGGGGGCGTCGAGCCCCGACTCCTTGATTTGCCGCACAATGCGTTGCAGCATCGACTCCCGCGTACCGTCGGGAGCTTCGAGCAATTTGAGGAACTGTTTGGAGCGGGCGTCGTTCGACAACGGCCAAAGGCGTTTTCCCGAGCCGCCCGATAATAATATGATTCTCATATCGATGGGTTAATACTTTGACAATACCAGTGATAAAGGCGCTTGACACCTTCTTCGATTTCTATCTTGTGGCACCACCCAAGGCTATGCAGGCGGGTCACGTCGCAGAGTTTGCGGGGCGTACCGTCGGGCTTGGTGGCGTCGAATTGCAACCGGCCCCGATAGCCGATTGTGGCGACAATGAGCCGGGCCAAGTCGCCGATGGAGATTTCTTTTCCCGTACCGATATTGATATGGCAGTTGCGCACCTCCTTCGAGGTTCCCGCCAAGTCCTTGAAATCGACCTGCTCCATCACGAAGACGCTGGCATCGGCCATCTCTTCGGACCACAGAAACTCTCTCAACGGACGGCCGGTTCCCCACAGGGTGACCGCCTCGGCCGCAATGCCGTAACGGAGAAGGGTGGCCACGATGGTCTCCTTGTCGGCCGCACCGGTCACCCCTTCGACGGGGCGACAATCCAAGTCGGCCCGCACACTCTTCCAGTCGCCCTCGTGCAGACTGTGCGCCAGGAATATCTTGCGCATCATGGCCGGTATGACATGGGAATTTTCGAGATGGAAGTTGTCGTTGGGGCCGTACAGGTTGGTCGGCATCACGGCCAGGTAATTGGTACCGTATTGCAGGTTGAAGCTCTCGCACATCTTCAAGCCGACGATTTTCGACAGGGCATACGGTTCATTGGTATATTCGAGCGGCCCCGTCAACAGATATTCTTCCTTGATGGGCTGCGGACAATCGCGGGGATAGATGCATGTCGAGCCCAAGACCAGCATTTTCTTCACCCCGTGGCGGAAAGCCTCGCCGATAACATTCTGCTGTATCTGCAAATTTTCGTATATAAAATCGGCGCGATAGGTGTTGTTGGCCATAATCCCGCCCACATGAGCGGCGGCCAAGATGACATAATCGGGGCGTTCTTCGTCGAAAAAGCGTTTCACGGCGACCCCGTCGAGCAAGTCGAGCTCGGCATGCGTGCGCCCCACCAAAGAGGTGTAGCCTTTGACCCGCAGGTTGTTCCAAATGGCCGAGCCTACCAGCCCCCGATGGCCGGCGACATAGATTTTCGCATTCTTTTCCATACTCACTGCCCGATTTGTGAACGAAGATAGAGTTTTTTCACAAATTTCATATCATGCTCCACCATAATTCTCACCAATTCGGGGAAAGTCGTCTTGCGCGGATTCCACCCCAACAGGGTCCTGGCCTTGGTGGGGTCACCCAACAACTGCTCCACCTCAGCGGGACGGAAGAAGCGCGGGTCGACCGCCACAAGCACACGCCCCGTAGCCTTGTCGATGCCCACTTCGTCGACGCCCTCGCCTTCCCAGCGGAGTTCGATGCCCACCTCCTTGAAGGCCAGTGCCGTAAATTCCCGCACGGTATGGTATTCGCCGGTAGCGATGACAAAGTCCTCGGGCGTGTCGTGTTGAAGCATCAGCCACATGCACTCGACATAATCCTTGGCATACCCCCAGTCGCGCAAGGCATTGAGGTTGCCCAGGTAGAGCTTGTCCTGATAGCCCTGCGCTATGCGGGCGGCGGCCAGGGTAATCTTGCGCGTGACGAAATTCTCGCCGCGCCGCTCCGATTCATGGTTGAAAAGGATACCGTTCACGGCAAACATGCCGTATGCCTCGCGGTAGTTCTTGGTAATCCAGAAACCGTATTGCTTGGCCACGCCATAGGGCGAACGGGGATAGAACGGGGTGGTCTCCCGCTGGGGGACTTCCTGCACCAACCCGAAGAGTTCCGAGGTCGATGCCTGATAGATGCGACACCGCTTTTCGAGGCCGAGAATGCGCACGGCTTCGAGCAAACGCAGGGTGCCCAAAGCATCGGCCTCGGCCGTATATTCGGGCACGTCGAACGAGACTTTGACGTGTGACTGTGCGGCAAGGTTATAAATTTCACCGGGCTGCACGGCCTGAATGATGCGCACCAGCGACGACGAGTCAGTCATGTCGCCATAATGCAGATTTATCAACCGCTTTTGGTGCATGTCGCGCACCCATTCATCGAGATAGAGATGCTCTATGCGTCCGGTATTGAACGACGACGAGCGGCGAAGGATTCCATGTACTTCATACCCTTTTTCCAAAAGAAACTCGGCCAAGAACGAACCGTCCTGACCGGTAATGCCTGTAATCAATGCTTTTTTCATCTGTATCGTTTTTTATCGGTTTCGATCCCCTCCGCGATTGACAAGAAGCCGACGGGTCAATTGCAAATATACGAAAAGAAGGGTGCAAAAAGTCATGTTGATTGAACGTTTTGCTCAATCGCCCCTCATTTTACAAATATACGAAAAGAAGAAACAGACTGTTTCTCAAACAAAAAATGGGAGCAGACATCTGCTCCCTTCCAATACCCTATAAACAAACATTCGAATTGAGGAATTACACTTCGAGCAACTTTTTGGCGTCGACATACTGGGCAATACCCACAGCCACCCGCTTGGCCTCTTTCATGGCCAACACGACGGTCTGCGGCGTGTGCACCACATCGCCGCCGGCGAATACCCCTTTGCGCGTAGTCATGCCATAGGGCCGCTCACGCGTGATGACATATCCCGACTCGTCGACATCGATACCCGTCGTCGTCGAGACGATGCGATTGGCCGGCCGCGAGCCGATGGCCAGCAAGATACGATTGAAGGCTAATGTTTTTTCTCCTTCGGGCGTATCGGCTTTCAGCCCGGTAATCCAGCCTGAATTGTTGTCACAAACAAACTCTTTGGTCGCCGTACACCACAAGAATTTCACGCCTTCGGCCACGGCATCTTCATATTCCGACCGCAACGCCGACATCTCCGCCTCGGTCTTATGGTAAATCACATACACCTCCTTGGCTCCCATGCGCAGGGCGGTGCGGGCAGCGTCCATACCCACATTGCCGCAACCTATCACGCCCACGACCTCGCCTTCGTGCACAGGCACTTCACGGCGGTCGATGTCGCCGAAATTGTAAAGGCTCACCATGCGCAGGAAGTACGACGACTGCACGATGCCCTTCAACTCACAGCCGGGCAGATTGAGCGACTTGGGCAAGGCGGTTCCCGAACCGATGAAGACGGCATCGTATTCCTGCTCGAAGATGCGGTCGACGTCGATGTCCTTGCCCACGACACAGTTGGTAATGAAGGTCACGCCGAGTGCCTCGATTTTCTTTATCTCCTTGCGCACCACCTCTTTGGGCAGGCGATATTCGGGAATGCCGAACATGAGCACGCCACCCGGCTCGGGCTGGCTCTCGAAGATGGTCACATTGAATCCCTGACGGGCCAAATCGCCGGCCACCGTCAGTCCCGCCGGACCCGAACCGATAATGGCCACCTTTCCGCGGGTCTTTTGCGGCAGACGTTCCCTGATAAGGCTCATCTCCACGTCGAAGTCGGCAATGAAACGTTCGAGCATGCCGATGCGTATGCCTTTTCCCTTGGGGTAGAGTATGCAATGCCCCTCGCACTGCTTCTCGTGCGGGCATACCCGCCCGCAAATGGCCGGCAGGTTGCTGCGCTCGTTGATGACCGCCATGGCATCACCCATGTTTCCCATCGACAACTGATGGATAAACGAGGGTATGTCGTTCTCGATGGGACACCCCTTGCGACAGGAAGGATTCTTGCAGTTCAAGCAACGCTTGGCCTCGTCGATGGCCTCCTTGATGGTGTATCCGCTCACTTCATAAAATTTCAGGCTCTTGTTTATTTCCATGCACTCTATCTTGTTTATAGCCTATTTTGACAATTAGACTTTGCAAATATCTATCTTATTTTGCAAAGCGCGTATTGCAAAATAAGAGTTTTTAGAAAATTTAATATTTCGACTGCCATCAATCGGGAAGAAATAGTGACTCCCCGACATAAAAAAGGTGCAAACCTTTTCGTAAAAGCATTTGCACCTCAACAGGGACTCGCCACGCTCCTTGTCTATCTGAAAAATCCGGTTTTCTCGATATACTCTTCAACTGGCCACAAACCCTTGCACTTTACCAACACGCGATGCGACTTATCGGTAAGGAAACAAGTGGGCATGGCTTGACAACCGTAAACGATTTTCACCGGAGTTGCATCGCCCATGAAATCGGAAACGTAAATATATTTCCCGCCATAACGTTCTTGGGTTTTCTTCAATTCTTTCAAAGACTCGTCAAGGCAATAAACCACAATAAAAAAGTCATCGCGGGAGGTCGCGGAACAGAGGCTGTCGAGATAAGCCCGCCCGGACGCTCCCATGCAACCCAACCCTTCATAAATGAACAGCAACCGCTTGTCGTCGAGCAACGACCGGTCTAACGGCGTACCATCGGACTGCATACAAGGGAACAACGGCAAGGTATCGCCCTCGACTATCTGATGGCTCGAAACGTGTGCCTGGATATTCTTTCCGTAAAAAGAGTCCCGCATATCGGGCGTAAGGGTATTCAGGATGTGCTGCAATGTATCCTTACAAACATCATCTCGAACCATATAAAGCCTTTGCAATCCACTCGGCACAGAAGCAAAACGACAAGCCAGCCGAGCATTCTCCCGGAGTGCCTTATCGTACACTTCTTGAAAAGCCGACCGCAAGCTGTCGTGTTTCTCTTCGGGAAGTTCTTTCCATAAACGACCAAACTCCGCTTCGCTTTGATAATAGGCATCCCATAAAATACTATCCTGTCGCAAATAATTGGCCTCGGTAATTTCGTCCTGCG is part of the Candidatus Caccoplasma merdavium genome and harbors:
- a CDS encoding esterase-like activity of phytase family protein, with amino-acid sequence MAYNRTDSSFWLLTDRGPNVDGATVHSKVFPLADYTPHIGVFKWKGDSLCLIRKIMLRENDSTFFCGLPRTTGEGITGEKAYAPGGSEIITAERKGIDTEGLAVSPDGTFWVSDEYGPYLLHFNADGILIEEYSPFNGKLPAHYALRQPNRGMEGLCIGNDGKTLYGIMQSPLDGGCPEIFRTNIPLLVIDTENGTCREYAYTPDSRECGVSALVCLDDTTLLVLERDGKFPGDGEVCKRIYRITLPATDSLCLLSKTLAADLLQVCPEYDHDKPEGMALINDSTLGVVNDDDFGIEATVPAGCRYRQKLKNNGRTDRNEIFFFGF
- the rpsO gene encoding 30S ribosomal protein S15: MYLTSEKKKEIFEKYGKNNTDTGSPESQIALFSYRISHLTEHLKSNHKDYTTERALKMLVGKRRRLLDYLQKIDIERYRAIVKELGLRK
- the typA gene encoding translational GTPase TypA, with amino-acid sequence MQKQNIRNIAIIAHVDHGKTTLVDKMLMAGRLFRDNQNTGELMLDNNDLERERGITILSKNVSIRYKDCKINIIDTPGHADFGGEVERVLNMADGCLLLVDAFEGPMPQTRFVLQKAIQMGLKPIVVINKVDKQNCRPDEVQEMVFELMFNLNATEEQLDFPTIYGSAKQNWMSTDWRKPTDNISVLLDTIIEHIPAPEYIEGPSQMLITSLDFSSYVGRIAIGRIHRGELREGQDIVLCKRDGSTVKQRIKELHIFEGMGRTRVESAASGEICALVGIEGFEIGDTIADVNTPEALPRIAIDEPTMSMTFTNNDSPFFGRDGKYVTSRHIAERLEKELERNLALRVEKAPEDGVWTVYGRGVLHLSILIETMRREGYELQVGQPQVIVKEIDGVKCEPVEQLTINVPEEYASKMIDMVTRRKGDLLSMDTQGDRIHLEFSIPSRGIIGLRNNVLTASAGEAIMAHRFLEYQPWKGDIERRTNGSLIAMEAGTAYAYALDKLQDRGRFFIFPQEEVYAGQVVGENAKEGDIVVNVTKSKKLTNMRASGADEKARIIPPIVMSLEESLEYIKEDEYLEVTPHHLRIRKIILDELERKRANR
- a CDS encoding transglutaminase domain-containing protein, whose protein sequence is MKKIFVIFLLVCGSAGGYAQIIYKMQLRYFNRAALDSYPQEVVSFRQVDSICHVTIRNSAVKADTSLLKIVKQAVVDPSLPYPSDVLPFLEPTTLIDYRLPELQVIADTLFGNEKNVWSIISKGLKFASTYIETFDDSLAVEIDKGNSITEDIATILRRRKGTCSEHTNLFIALMRSRSIPCRFITGYVYYPPQIVGGAHAWAECYVNGAGWIPVDPQIGRLSYPIGIKLFAGKDYPDCGIKVLSDIEPLSIEIKNNAYLQRKK
- a CDS encoding cupin domain-containing protein, whose product is MRIILLSGGSGKRLWPLSNDARSKQFLKLLEAPDGTRESMLQRIVRQIKESGLDAPITVATSVSQKDAITTQLGNAVDVVTEPERRNTFPAIALATTHLLKDKQCGRDEVVVVMPIDPYTDESYFAVIVQMAAAAERGAADVMLMGIRPKRPSATFGYIIPDMAHADADVYPVVRFVEKPEIQYAEKLIREGALWNGGVFAFKLGFLDDYIARYVKADTFDEMRLRYLELPKISFDFEVVEKTSSVGVVPFNGNWKDLGTWNSLTEEMPDRTIGNAVMGEGSDGTHVVNELEIPIVCLGMKNAIVAASPDGILVGDKDSCTRLKSYATRFAKRPMYEERRWGTYKVMGYNVLPDGYRALTKLLCIKAGCNISYQYHNRREEVWTFIDGRGQLALDGRVVEVGRGDVIHIKVGQKHAVRAVTDLQIIEVQMGSELVEEDIVRLSWEWRE
- a CDS encoding GDP-L-fucose synthase, whose amino-acid sequence is MEKNAKIYVAGHRGLVGSAIWNNLRVKGYTSLVGRTHAELDLLDGVAVKRFFDEERPDYVILAAAHVGGIMANNTYRADFIYENLQIQQNVIGEAFRHGVKKMLVLGSTCIYPRDCPQPIKEEYLLTGPLEYTNEPYALSKIVGLKMCESFNLQYGTNYLAVMPTNLYGPNDNFHLENSHVIPAMMRKIFLAHSLHEGDWKSVRADLDCRPVEGVTGAADKETIVATLLRYGIAAEAVTLWGTGRPLREFLWSEEMADASVFVMEQVDFKDLAGTSKEVRNCHINIGTGKEISIGDLARLIVATIGYRGRLQFDATKPDGTPRKLCDVTRLHSLGWCHKIEIEEGVKRLYHWYCQSINPSI
- the gmd gene encoding GDP-mannose 4,6-dehydratase; this translates as MKKALITGITGQDGSFLAEFLLEKGYEVHGILRRSSSFNTGRIEHLYLDEWVRDMHQKRLINLHYGDMTDSSSLVRIIQAVQPGEIYNLAAQSHVKVSFDVPEYTAEADALGTLRLLEAVRILGLEKRCRIYQASTSELFGLVQEVPQRETTPFYPRSPYGVAKQYGFWITKNYREAYGMFAVNGILFNHESERRGENFVTRKITLAAARIAQGYQDKLYLGNLNALRDWGYAKDYVECMWLMLQHDTPEDFVIATGEYHTVREFTALAFKEVGIELRWEGEGVDEVGIDKATGRVLVAVDPRFFRPAEVEQLLGDPTKARTLLGWNPRKTTFPELVRIMVEHDMKFVKKLYLRSQIGQ
- a CDS encoding NAD(P)-dependent oxidoreductase, whose amino-acid sequence is MEINKSLKFYEVSGYTIKEAIDEAKRCLNCKNPSCRKGCPIENDIPSFIHQLSMGNMGDAMAVINERSNLPAICGRVCPHEKQCEGHCILYPKGKGIRIGMLERFIADFDVEMSLIRERLPQKTRGKVAIIGSGPAGLTVAGDLARQGFNVTIFESQPEPGGVLMFGIPEYRLPKEVVRKEIKKIEALGVTFITNCVVGKDIDVDRIFEQEYDAVFIGSGTALPKSLNLPGCELKGIVQSSYFLRMVSLYNFGDIDRREVPVHEGEVVGVIGCGNVGMDAARTALRMGAKEVYVIYHKTEAEMSALRSEYEDAVAEGVKFLWCTATKEFVCDNNSGWITGLKADTPEGEKTLAFNRILLAIGSRPANRIVSTTTGIDVDESGYVITRERPYGMTTRKGVFAGGDVVHTPQTVVLAMKEAKRVAVGIAQYVDAKKLLEV